One Triticum dicoccoides isolate Atlit2015 ecotype Zavitan chromosome 3B, WEW_v2.0, whole genome shotgun sequence genomic window, GCTCATCGCCGCGGAGAAGGAAGACTCGATCCACCTCGGGCTGAGATGCCTTTCCTCCAAGTCGAACTACCGTGCGCAGTCGCCGTTATCCGTGCCCCAGCGGAACTGGGTGACAAGCTCAGGAGGCACCGCTGTCCGGTGCCTAACCATCGAAGGTCAACGCCCTGTCCTCTACGACCCCTTCACCGGAGCCGCCACGCACCTACCTCTCCTCCCGCTCGACGTGCGCCAATGGGAGAAGAAGATCAAGCCCCACGGCGTCGTCTACGGCGACGGCACAGCCCTTCTCTACGGCATCTCATACGACACCTACGACAACGACACTGTAGAGTTCAGGGCGGCGCTCCTTTGCCCCGGTGACGTAGCATGGACCGTCGTCCGCAGAACCATTGAGCGCCCCGGTTCGCCTCGGCAGCTTCGTGGATTCTGTGTCGCGTACCACGACGGCAAGATCCTGGTCAACGTGGAGGCTGGTGTGTGGCACGCGGTCGTGCCCGACGGCAATGCCGCTCACGACTCGCTTGTCCCGAGGCACGGAACACTGGCGCTGCTGCTGAGGTACCGCGAGTACACCTACGTCCTCGAGTCCCACGGTGAGCTTCTTTGGGCATCCGTGCTAGTCCAGGAGTATGACACGCATCAGAACCGCCCAACTCCTAAGTTATTTGTATCAGTGCATGCACTCGAGGAGCAGTTGGTGTCAACTTCGCCGGCGCAAAAGAAGATGAGATGGGTGAGGAAAGATGGTCTTAGCCTGGCCGACCGTGTTTTGTTCCTAGGGTCACCCAACAGCTTCGCTATGGATGCCGCGCGGCTAGGCAAACACTATCATGGCGGATACGCCTACTTCATCAACCACACCTACGACTACGAGTTGTATGGCATGTTCAGGTGCAATCTCGTTGGTGGCGAGGGTGAACTCATCGAGAGGCTGCCTCCACATTGGGATGACAATTTTTGCACGTGGTTCAACCCGCAATCCGTCGTCATTGCTCCAGTTCAAGTAACAACGGTACGTCCTACACTGCTACACAGACACTGTTAAAAAAACATTTCAAATTTGTAAGATGCTGGAAAGCAGGAACTCTCGTCAGAGATAGGGTTTGGGAGGACAAAAGGGGGgagggaggaagggggaaggagaagagGAGTGGCCCCGCCACCGCCAACTCACGCCTGGGCTTCGCCCGGCGGGGACGACCAGCGACGATGAGCGATGGGGTGAGGGGAGGGAAGCAAGCGGCAGCGAGGATGCAGTCCGCCCGTGTCGCCCCCGTCATGGGTGACATGGGCGGTGGCCTCGGTCGGCGGTCCGCCTTGGTGGCTTTTCTCAGCGGGCGTCTTGGTTGCGGTGATGGAGGCATCTTTTGGTCGTCTGGGCGGCAAATGATGCAGCATTGGGTGATCCTGGTGTCTGTAGTGCCTCGATGGTGGCGATTCCTAGATCATGCTCCGGAGGTCTTGTTTGGTGACAGCATGCCTTCCCTTGGGGAGGGTAGGTGCTCGGGACTCCTCGGTGTGGCATGGGTGAGATGTGTCGGGTGAAAGCTATGTGCTCTCGCGCTAGCGGCGTGATGCATGTGGTTTGTTGTGGCCCTCTTGCCGAGCTAGGGCCCTGGGTTAAACCCTTGACCGTCTCCTCTGTCTCTGCAATGGCGCCGTGTTGCTTTGTTTCCCTCCCGTGGGCGTCGTCGTGCTCACGTTTGTTCCGGCATGTCGCGCCGTCATTGGCGGACTTTTCCATATCCTAGCTTGGAGCTCCCTCGGCTCTGGCGTGGGCGGAGTCACATGCTTGCTATTCTTTTACATGGGTCCTCGTTGGTTCCTCTCGCAGTCCTCGTTTTCCGTAGGAAGGTTCGGACCCTACGACCCGAAGCGGGAGGACAAGGGGTCCTCTTCGGCGGCAACTTGCCATGAGTGGTGAAACGAGGTCCGGCAGTTTCTATTGGCGGCGACTCTCCTTCCTTGTTGGTAGTCTAGGTTTCTTTGTGATAGGGTGTGATCGCACCTTTTTTCATGTACTTTTCTTTGATCTGCTTTGTAAGGAGATTTCCTCATTATCATCTATCCGTCTGGCTATGGTGCTTTACTTATAAAGTGGGGtggaagcctttttcggtaattccTAAGATGACTTTGTTTTCCTGCAAACAGAATATCTGATTATTATTAATCTCATCATTGCTAAAGTCGCTTAAGGGTTTAGCCCTTAACTTTGCATAAGCAGTCTTAGATTATTTTTCCTCTGTAATAGAAAATTGTTTACTGACCCTACAAGAGGAGCTAACGTAATGTTGATTTTGCTCGGCCAGGAAATCAGCGAGAGGTCGGCGAAGGATACAAAACTGAAGGAGCAGCAACCAGAGGAAGCGGTCCCAATACACACAATTCACATTGAGAGACAACGCTTGCCTAGCCTCAGGCTGCTGGTGCGCAATCTGCCACTCAACGTGAAGAGTGAACAGCTACGACTCGTCTTCAGCGAGCACGGTAAAGTCTCTGATGCAAAGGTGATCCGCTATAAAAAGACTGGGGCCTCACAGGGTATAGGCCATGTGACCATAGAGATGGCACATGCCCATCAGGATTG contains:
- the LOC119279771 gene encoding uncharacterized protein LOC119279771; translation: MHARRWPDLPPDLVCEVSSRLHDVADFVHFHAVCKPWRASWSGRMTAATQFLPWLIAAEKEDSIHLGLRCLSSKSNYRAQSPLSVPQRNWVTSSGGTAVRCLTIEGQRPVLYDPFTGAATHLPLLPLDVRQWEKKIKPHGVVYGDGTALLYGISYDTYDNDTVEFRAALLCPGDVAWTVVRRTIERPGSPRQLRGFCVAYHDGKILVNVEAGVWHAVVPDGNAAHDSLVPRHGTLALLLRYREYTYVLESHVHALEEQLVSTSPAQKKMRWVRKDGLSLADRVLFLGSPNSFAMDAARLGKHYHGGYAYFINHTYDYELYGMFRCNLVGGEGELIERLPPHWDDNFCTWFNPQSVVIAPVQVTTEISERSAKDTKLKEQQPEEAVPIHTIHIERQRLPSLRLLVRNLPLNVKSEQLRLVFSEHGKVSDAKVIRYKKTGASQGIGHVTIEMAHAHQDCALMALNELVLDGCSLEVSLIKEGQPRRRRRQRRYI